In a genomic window of Helianthus annuus cultivar XRQ/B chromosome 10, HanXRQr2.0-SUNRISE, whole genome shotgun sequence:
- the LOC110886164 gene encoding uncharacterized protein LOC110886164, producing the protein MSHAAPIEPTLPESSSSSPSPERAELENNRRFGDLRGVQWRIDLGILPSSSSTVDDIRRVTANSRRSYAALRRRLLINSSISKDESNFRDLVIDNPLSQNPDSMWGRFFHKAELERMVDQDLSRLYPEHGSYFQTTGCQGVLRRVLLLWCIRYPNYGYRQGMHELLAPLLYVLQADLERLSEVRKLYPDYFTDNFDGLSFNDTDLSSNPDLEKGEDNFGIQKEEINVNYIDPKILTIISFSDAYGAEGELGIVLSEKFIEHDAYTMFDALMNGDGGAVAMANFFSHSPSPQNGLPPVIEASSALYHLLSIVDLSLYTHLVELGVEPQYFALRWLRVLFGREFALNDLLVIWDEIFALDNNKLRASSENESEVAFRVLNSSRGAFISALAVSMILYLRSSLLATENATSCLQRLLNFPEDVDLRKLITKAKSLMDLATDAISSAPEPIHGWGLYEPGKPRVHGHGYGHSRSVSSDVTAAVKRHGLVPESYWEEKWRDMNKEEDRKQVGLSKQVQNRIKGWSEKVKMRLSKVARLPARRSLVDDLARLKENEKLANGNNNNNNDHDINNNDDHENETERSSVASNSSVNGNHPGLGSSPIRSRSPSPSTASGPYVSTEDVGSPLPVSDTPEEDLSFKEVKNDETIRKPLSGKFQWLWMFSKTEPEDSLEKSEPTTSYVNGFNQKIAVPSSSTAEETSEPEAVDHNNLKNLAQSMLENIEVIESVQNLSTNTMEALKELRKISNTLSEM; encoded by the exons ATGTCACATGCGGCTCCGATCGAGCCGACGTTACCggaatcatcatcatcgtcaccGTCACCGGAAAGAGCTGAATTGGAGAATAACCGCCGTTTTGGTGACCTAAGGGGGGTTCAATGGCGTATAGATTTGGGGATTttaccttcttcttcttctactgTTGATGATATTCGTCGTGTAACCGCCAATTCACGCAGAAG TTATGCTGCTTTACGGAGGAGACTTTTAATCAATTCTTCTATTTCCAAAGATGAAAGCAATTTTCGTGATCTTGTTATCGACAATCCGCTCTCACAAAACCCCG ATAGCATGTGGGGCCGATTTTTTCATAAAGCCGAGCTAGAGAGAATGGTTGATCAAGACTTATCACGCTTGTATCCTGAACACGGTAGTTATTTCCAGACAACCGGGTGCCAAGGCGTGTTGAGACGTGTTTTGTTGCTTTGGTGTATTAGATATCCAAATTACGGTTATAGGCAAG GGATGCATGAACTTCTGGCTCCACTTCTATATGTTCTCCAGGCCGATTTAGAACGGCTTTCTGAAGTGCGAAAACTATACCCAGATTACTTCACTGACAATTTTGACGGGTTATCGTTTAACGATACCGATTTATCTTCTAACCCTGATTTGGAAAAAGGTGAAGACAATTTCGGGATCCAAAAGGAAGAGATAAACGTTAATTACATTGATCCTAAGATACTAACGATTATTTCATTTAGTGATGCGTATGGGGCTGAGGGAGAACTCGGTATAGTTTTATCCGAAAAATTTATCGAACATGACGCGTACACTATGTTTGACGCTTTAATGAACGGAGACGGAGGTGCAGTTGCAATGGCTAATTTTTTCTCGCATTCACCTTCACCGCAAAACGGGTTGCCACCTGTTATCGAAGCATCATCTGCGTTATATCATTTACTCTCAATCGTTGACTTGTCTTTATACACGCATCTAGTCGAGTTAGGAGTTGAACCGCAATACTTTGCTCTTCGTTGGTTACGCGTACTTTTCGGGCGCGAGTTTGCTCTCAACGACCTTTTAGTAATCTGGGATGAAATTTTCGCACTCGACAACAACAAATTAAGGGCGAGTTCGGAAAATGAATCAGAAGTAGCGTTCAGGGTTTTAAATTCGTCACGGGGAGCTTTTATTTCCGCACTTGCGGTTTCAATGATACTTTATTTGAGATCGTCCCTTCTTGCAACCGAAAATGCTACTTCCTGCCTTCAAAGACTGTTGAACTTTCCGGAAGATGTCGATCTTCGGAAACTAATAACGAAAGCTAAGTCGTTGATGGATCTTGCAACCGATGCGATTAGTTCGGCCCCGGAACCGATTCACGGTTGGGGACTTTACGAGCCGGGAAAACCGAGAGTTCACGGTCACGGTTATGGTCATAGTCGCAGTGTTTCATCTGATGTGACTGCGGCCGTGAAACGTCACGGTTTGGTTCCTGAGAGCTACTGGGAAGAGAAATGGCGGGATATGAACAAAGAAGAAGACCGAAAACAAGTCGGTTTAAGTAAACAAGTTCAAAACCGGATTAAAGGTTGGTCAGAGAAAGTCAAAATGCGTTTATCGAAGGTAGCAAGATTACCCGCTAGGAGAAGCTTGGTTGATGATCTCGCTCGTTTAAAAGAAAATGAGAAATTAGCGaatggtaataataataacaacaatgatCATGACATTAATAATAACGATGATCATGAAAACGAGACAGAGAGAAGCAGTGTAGCATCCAATTCATCAGTTAACGGAAACCACCCGGGCCTGGGCTCAAGCCCGATACGGAGCCGAAGCCCAAGCCCGAGCACTGCGTCAGGGCCGTATGTTTCTACCGAAGATGTTGGATCACCTTTACCAGTCTCGGATACCCCTGAAGAAGATTTGTCTTTCAAGGAGGTAAAGAATGACGAAACTATAAGAAAGCCTTTATCGGGAAAGTTTCAGTGGTTATGGATGTTTTCGAAAACCGAGCCCGAGGACTCGTTAGAGAAATCTGAGCCTACAACATCTTACGTCAATGGATTTAATCAGAAAATTGCAGTACCGTCATCTTCGACAGCAGAAGAGACCAGCGAACCAGAAGCTGTTGACCACAACAACCTGAAGAATCTTGCTCAATCCATGCTTGAAAATATTGAG GTGATCGAGTCTGTACAGAACTTGTCAACAAACACCATGGAAGCTCTAAAAGAGCTTCGAAAGATTAGTAACACTTTATCGGAGATGTGA
- the LOC110886165 gene encoding protein DMR6-LIKE OXYGENASE 1, with the protein MSLDIEPIMSSNGEPTPFEVQDLIPIIDYSLLTSGSANDHAKAVQDIGKACEDWGCFMLVNHGVPETLIQEMMDMSAAFFNMTNDEKLEFEAHGVLDPIRCSAGLNLVNPNKDTLWREYLRLIVHPDFNCPYKPPGFSELASEYVKRTRAVAMELVKGVSESLGFEALYMNRELNLDAGFQLLAINYYPSHVEFDVSRGLMPHTDHGLLTLLCENGVPGLEVIRGGKWVGMGGVPNAFSVLNADHLEIFSNGKYKSKLHRTVVTDKRKRITLVNPNGPSLDTIVGPSSRIVDGEKRLPRYHPMKFSEYLECQTKLITAGKNALDEIRIPI; encoded by the exons atgtcACTTGATATCGAACCCATCATGTCTTCCAATGGTGAACCAACTCCTTTCGAGGTGCAAGACTTGATACCCATCATCGACTACTCCTTACTCACCTCGGGTTCTGCTAACGACCATGCAAAAGCCGTCCAAGATATAGGCAAGGCTTGTGAAGATTGGGGTTGTTTCATG CTAGTGAATCATGGGGTACCGGAGACTTTGATCCAAGAGATGATGGACATGTCAGCCGCGTTTTTCAATATGACGAACGACGAAAAGCTTGAGTTTGAAGCTCATGGTGTTTTAGATCCCATTAGATGCAGCGCGGGCCTCAATCTAGTCAACCCGAACAAAGACACGTTGTGGAGGGAGTATCTTCGACTCATTGTGCATCCAGACTTCAATTGTCCTTACAAACCTCCGGGTTTCAG TGAACTTGCATCCGAATATGTCAAAAGGACGAGAGCCGTTGCAATGGAGTTGGTGAAAGGGGTGTCAGAAAGCTTAGGATTTGAAGCGTTGTATATGAACCGCGAACTAAATCTAGATGCGGGTTTTCAGTTGTTAGCAATCAACTACTACCCATCTCACGTGGAGTTTGACGTTTCACGAGGGTTGATGCCGCATACGGACCATGGCCTTTTGACTCTCCTTTGTGAAAATGGTGTTCCGGGCCTTGAAGTTATTCGTGGCGGGAAATGGGTTGGTATGGGTGGTGTTCCAAACGCTTTCTCCGTACTCAATGCAGACCATCTCGAG ATTTTTAGCAACGGGAAGTATAAGAGTAAGCTCCATAGAACAGTGGTGACGGACAAGCGTAAAAGGATCACACTTGTAAACCCGAACGGTCCATCACTTGACACCATTGTAGGCCCGTCATCGAGGATTGTGGATGGCGAAAAACGTCTCCCTCGTTATCATCCTATGAAATTTAGTGAATACCTGGAGTGCCAAACTAAACTTATAACAGCAGGAAAGAATGCCTTAGATGAAATTCGAATTCCTATTTAG